The proteins below come from a single Terriglobales bacterium genomic window:
- a CDS encoding ABC transporter permease codes for MLLRETIVQGWHSLMRNRLRSALTMLGIVWGLASVVILLAYGQGLGDSVINAMLGIGNNVVHFWGGQTSMQAGGQRAGKRIRFTFEDVQAIREEVPLVKNASAEYDDNFGFKYNNRVVSVMVKAVEYPYGEMRKLDVEHGRYFQESDFIEQRRVVIFGPDAAKKVFGNRIPVGEFVSINGSQFEVIGMLRLKIQDSSNNCQDNDCAFVPYVTLRGLMSIRDPDMILIQPVDEAVHLKAIAATRAVLARRHHFHPNDEKATPVWNTVENNIEMRQFAIALEVLMGLIGAMTLGVGGVGVMNIMLVSVTERTREIGLRKAIGARPRHILMQFLIESLVLTFAGGLIGMLLAIALTHIIPPMPLYSDFYKTPNNEGDIILRASGSVMAISFVILTLVGVASGFWPALKAARLDPIEALRYE; via the coding sequence ATGCTGCTGAGAGAAACCATCGTGCAGGGCTGGCATTCGCTGATGCGCAACCGCCTGCGTTCCGCCCTGACCATGCTGGGCATCGTCTGGGGGCTGGCCTCGGTGGTCATCCTGCTGGCCTACGGACAGGGGCTGGGCGACAGCGTCATCAACGCCATGCTGGGCATCGGCAACAATGTGGTCCACTTCTGGGGAGGCCAGACCAGCATGCAGGCCGGAGGCCAGCGCGCCGGCAAGCGCATCCGCTTCACCTTCGAGGACGTGCAGGCCATCCGCGAAGAAGTGCCGCTGGTCAAGAACGCTAGCGCCGAATATGACGACAACTTCGGCTTCAAGTACAACAATCGCGTCGTCTCGGTGATGGTGAAGGCCGTCGAATACCCCTATGGCGAGATGCGCAAGCTCGATGTCGAGCACGGCCGCTACTTCCAGGAAAGCGACTTCATCGAACAGCGCCGCGTGGTCATCTTCGGTCCGGATGCCGCCAAGAAGGTCTTCGGCAACCGCATCCCGGTGGGTGAGTTCGTGAGCATCAACGGGAGCCAGTTCGAAGTCATCGGCATGCTGCGCCTGAAGATCCAGGACAGCTCCAACAACTGCCAGGATAACGACTGCGCCTTCGTCCCCTACGTGACCCTGCGCGGCCTGATGAGCATCCGCGACCCCGACATGATCCTGATTCAGCCGGTGGACGAGGCCGTGCACCTGAAGGCGATCGCGGCCACCCGTGCCGTCCTGGCGCGCCGCCACCATTTCCATCCCAACGATGAGAAGGCCACGCCGGTCTGGAATACGGTGGAGAACAACATCGAGATGCGGCAGTTCGCCATCGCCCTGGAGGTCCTGATGGGCCTGATTGGCGCCATGACGCTGGGGGTGGGTGGCGTCGGGGTGATGAACATCATGCTGGTTTCGGTGACTGAGCGGACGCGCGAGATCGGGCTGCGCAAGGCCATCGGCGCCCGCCCGCGCCACATCCTGATGCAGTTCCTCATCGAGTCGCTGGTGCTGACCTTCGCCGGCGGGCTCATCGGCATGCTGCTGGCCATCGCCCTTACCCACATCATCCCGCCCATGCCGCTCTACAGCGACTTCTACAAGACGCCCAACAACGAGGGCGATATCATCCTGCGCGCCTCCGGTTCTGTGATGGCCATCTCGTTTGTGATTCTGACGCTGGTCGGCGTGGCGTCCGGCTTCTGGCCGGCGCTCAAAGCGGCCAGGCTCGACCCCATTGAAGCCTTGCGTTACGAATGA
- a CDS encoding sodium-translocating pyrophosphatase yields the protein MRTVPAALVRPAKALIVALSLLALLAAPAFAQTPEHQPGGEASLILPDVSQVHFLGVDGHRLLLVGILFCILGLVFGLVIYMQLKNLPVHRAMRDISELIYETCKTYLVTQGKFILVLEAFIAAVIVLYFGVLLKFEAIRVVIILLFSLVGIGGSYGVAWFGIRVNTFANSRTAFASLGGKPFPIYAIPLKAGMSIGMLLISVELLIMLFILLFVPGDYAGPCFIGFAIGESLGAAALRIAGGIFTKIADIGSDLMKIVFKIKEDDARNPGVIADCTGDNAGDSVGPTADGFETYGVTGVALITFILLAVKDPVVQVQLLVWIFLMRIMMLVASAGAYFLNDLVARARYGHATEMHFEAPLTTLVWLTSFVSIALTYVVSYFIIPELGGDGSLWWKLASIISCGTLAGALIPELVKVFTSTQSRHVQEIVTSAREGGASLDILSGFVAGNFSGYWLGLSMVTLMAISYLVASQGLESVMVAAPVFAFGLVAFGFLGMGPVTIAVDSYGPVTDNAQSIYELSLIEQIPGVKEEIRKEHGFDISFDRAKHMLEENDGAGNTFKATAKPVLIGTAVVGATTMIFSIIMALTQGLTVNKELLSLLHAPFVLGLITGGAMIYWFTGASTQAVTTGAYRAVEFIKANIRLEGVEKASVEDSKKVVHICTQYAQRGMFNIFLAVFFGTLAFAFVEPFFFIGYLISIAIFGLYQAIFMANAGGAWDNAKKIVEVELKQKGTPLHDATVVGDTVGDPFKDTSSVAMNPIIKFTTLFGLLAVELAVKLTYDAGAAASHVLAAAFFAVSVFFVYRSFYGMRITHAAETKPEMIGTTPGVP from the coding sequence ATGCGCACGGTCCCGGCGGCGCTTGTCCGCCCTGCCAAGGCCCTCATCGTGGCTCTCTCGCTGCTGGCGCTTCTGGCAGCGCCCGCGTTCGCCCAAACCCCGGAGCACCAGCCCGGCGGCGAAGCGTCCCTGATTCTGCCCGACGTCTCCCAGGTCCACTTCCTGGGCGTGGATGGCCACCGCCTGCTGCTGGTGGGCATCCTGTTCTGCATCCTCGGACTGGTGTTCGGCCTGGTCATCTACATGCAGCTCAAGAACCTGCCCGTGCACCGCGCCATGCGCGACATTTCCGAGCTCATCTATGAGACCTGCAAGACCTACCTCGTCACCCAGGGCAAGTTCATCCTAGTGCTGGAAGCGTTCATCGCCGCCGTCATCGTCCTCTACTTCGGCGTGTTGCTGAAGTTCGAGGCCATCCGTGTGGTCATCATCCTGCTCTTCAGCCTGGTGGGCATCGGCGGCAGCTACGGCGTGGCCTGGTTCGGCATCCGCGTGAACACCTTTGCCAACTCGCGCACGGCGTTCGCCAGCCTGGGCGGCAAGCCCTTCCCCATCTATGCCATCCCGCTCAAGGCGGGGATGAGCATCGGCATGCTGCTGATCAGCGTCGAGCTGCTCATCATGCTGTTCATCCTGCTGTTCGTGCCCGGCGACTACGCCGGCCCCTGCTTCATCGGCTTCGCCATCGGCGAATCGCTGGGCGCGGCCGCGCTGCGCATCGCCGGCGGCATCTTCACCAAGATCGCCGATATCGGCTCCGACCTGATGAAGATCGTCTTCAAGATCAAGGAAGACGACGCCCGCAACCCCGGCGTCATCGCCGATTGCACCGGCGACAACGCCGGCGACTCGGTAGGCCCCACCGCCGACGGCTTCGAGACTTACGGCGTTACCGGCGTGGCCCTGATCACCTTCATTCTGCTGGCGGTCAAGGATCCCGTCGTCCAGGTGCAGCTCCTGGTGTGGATCTTCCTCATGCGCATCATGATGCTGGTCGCCAGTGCGGGCGCGTACTTTCTGAACGACCTGGTAGCGCGGGCGCGCTACGGCCACGCTACCGAGATGCACTTCGAGGCCCCGCTCACCACGCTGGTCTGGCTTACTTCCTTCGTCTCCATCGCGCTGACCTACGTCGTTTCCTACTTCATTATTCCGGAGCTCGGCGGCGATGGCAGCCTGTGGTGGAAGCTGGCCAGCATCATCTCCTGCGGCACCCTGGCCGGCGCTCTCATCCCCGAGCTGGTGAAGGTCTTCACCTCGACGCAATCCCGTCACGTGCAGGAGATCGTGACCTCGGCCCGCGAGGGCGGCGCCTCGCTGGATATCCTCTCCGGCTTTGTGGCCGGCAACTTCTCCGGATACTGGCTGGGCCTCTCCATGGTCACGCTCATGGCCATCTCTTACCTGGTGGCCTCGCAGGGCTTGGAAAGCGTGATGGTGGCGGCGCCGGTGTTCGCCTTCGGCCTGGTCGCCTTCGGCTTCCTGGGCATGGGCCCGGTGACCATCGCCGTCGATTCCTACGGCCCGGTCACGGACAACGCGCAGTCCATCTACGAACTGTCGCTCATCGAGCAGATCCCCGGCGTGAAGGAGGAGATCCGCAAGGAACACGGCTTCGACATCAGCTTCGATCGCGCCAAGCACATGCTGGAGGAAAACGACGGCGCCGGCAACACGTTCAAGGCCACGGCCAAGCCGGTGCTCATCGGGACCGCCGTCGTGGGCGCCACCACCATGATCTTCTCCATCATCATGGCCCTTACGCAGGGCCTCACGGTGAACAAGGAACTGCTCTCGTTGCTGCATGCTCCCTTCGTGCTCGGCCTCATCACCGGAGGCGCCATGATCTACTGGTTCACGGGCGCCTCCACCCAGGCCGTCACTACCGGCGCTTACCGCGCCGTGGAGTTCATCAAGGCCAACATCAGGCTGGAAGGCGTGGAAAAGGCCTCGGTCGAGGACAGCAAGAAGGTCGTCCACATCTGCACGCAGTACGCGCAGCGCGGCATGTTCAACATCTTTCTGGCAGTGTTTTTCGGCACGCTGGCCTTCGCCTTCGTGGAGCCGTTCTTCTTCATCGGCTACCTGATTTCCATCGCCATCTTCGGCCTCTACCAGGCCATTTTCATGGCCAACGCCGGCGGCGCCTGGGATAACGCCAAGAAGATCGTCGAGGTCGAACTGAAGCAGAAGGGCACGCCCCTGCACGACGCGACCGTGGTGGGCGACACGGTGGGCGATCCCTTCAAGGACACCTCGTCGGTGGCCATGAACCCCATCATCAAGTTCACCACGCTGTTCGGGTTGCTGGCCGTGGAACTGGCCGTCAAGCTGACCTACGATGCCGGCGCCGCCGCCAGCCATGTGCTGGCCGCCGCGTTCTTTGCCGTTTCGGTGTTCTTCGTCTACCGGTCGTTTTACGGCATGCGCATCACCCACGCCGCCGAAACAAAGCCAGAGATGATCGGAACGACGCCGGGTGTACCCTAG
- a CDS encoding RNA polymerase sigma factor, with the protein MPEEQVVTVGAAAHLSDEEIVARVLAGDRALFEILMRRYNQRLYRVARAILREDAEAEDVMQEAYVRAYEHLDQFAGRAKFSTWLTKIAVHEALARAQKRGRFDGLDSIADLEGDIMASLSKPEQTPERAAAQGETARLLEQSIEALPAAYRSVLVLRDVEEMSTAETAEALGLTESNVKIRLHRAHALLRRELYARAGAKSVDAFQFHASRCDRVVENVMARIAMQPAGRA; encoded by the coding sequence ATGCCTGAGGAGCAGGTGGTGACGGTGGGCGCGGCTGCCCATCTGAGCGACGAAGAGATCGTCGCGCGCGTGTTGGCGGGCGACCGGGCGCTGTTCGAGATCCTGATGCGGCGTTACAACCAGCGCCTGTATCGCGTGGCGCGGGCCATCCTGCGCGAGGACGCGGAGGCGGAGGACGTCATGCAGGAAGCCTACGTGCGCGCCTACGAGCATCTGGACCAGTTCGCCGGGCGCGCCAAGTTCTCCACCTGGCTGACCAAGATCGCCGTGCATGAGGCGCTGGCCCGGGCGCAGAAGCGCGGCCGTTTCGACGGGCTGGATTCCATTGCGGATTTGGAAGGAGACATCATGGCGAGCCTCAGCAAGCCCGAGCAGACACCCGAACGAGCGGCCGCCCAGGGGGAAACGGCCCGGCTGCTGGAGCAATCCATCGAGGCGCTGCCGGCCGCCTACCGGTCGGTGCTGGTGCTGCGAGACGTGGAAGAGATGAGCACGGCGGAGACGGCCGAGGCGCTGGGCCTCACGGAGTCCAACGTGAAGATACGCCTGCACCGCGCGCATGCCCTGCTGCGGAGGGAACTTTATGCGCGCGCGGGCGCGAAGAGCGTGGACGCGTTCCAGTTCCACGCTTCGCGTTGCGACCGAGTGGTGGAGAACGTGATGGCGCGCATCGCGATGCAGCCGGCAGGGCGCGCCTAA
- a CDS encoding SDR family oxidoreductase, with protein MDTGLKARAVIVAASSQGMGRAAAEAFAAEGASVALCARNEKTLASTAEEIRRQHRARVFAQALDVTDAEAVARFVESVAREFGRLDVCVTNAGGPPAKNFLSTSEDDWRKAVAQNFLSVVHFARAVLPHMQRNRWGRLITITSVSVKQPIADLVLSNAVRAAVVGLVKSLANEFGKDGITVNNVAPGYTATDRLRELAATRALAAGISVQQMYERWATDVPLRRIGEPREVADAIVWLASERASYITGQTLLVDGGSYRGL; from the coding sequence ATGGACACCGGATTGAAGGCCCGCGCCGTCATCGTCGCCGCCTCCAGCCAGGGGATGGGCCGCGCCGCCGCCGAAGCCTTCGCGGCGGAAGGCGCCAGCGTTGCCCTGTGCGCCCGCAACGAAAAGACCCTGGCGTCCACCGCCGAGGAGATCCGCCGCCAGCACCGCGCCCGCGTGTTCGCGCAGGCCCTCGATGTCACCGACGCTGAAGCCGTGGCGCGCTTTGTCGAGTCGGTGGCCCGCGAGTTCGGGCGCCTCGACGTGTGCGTCACCAACGCCGGCGGCCCGCCCGCCAAAAACTTCCTCTCCACCTCGGAGGACGACTGGCGAAAGGCCGTAGCGCAGAACTTTCTCAGCGTGGTGCACTTCGCTCGCGCCGTGTTGCCTCACATGCAGCGCAATCGCTGGGGACGCCTCATCACCATCACGTCGGTCTCAGTCAAGCAGCCCATCGCGGACCTGGTGCTCTCAAACGCCGTACGCGCCGCGGTCGTAGGGCTGGTGAAGAGCCTGGCCAATGAGTTCGGCAAGGACGGCATCACCGTCAACAACGTCGCTCCCGGATACACCGCCACCGACCGCCTGCGGGAGCTCGCAGCCACGCGCGCCTTGGCGGCCGGCATCAGCGTGCAGCAGATGTACGAGCGCTGGGCCACCGACGTCCCCCTGCGCCGCATCGGAGAGCCGCGAGAAGTCGCCGACGCCATCGTCTGGCTGGCCTCCGAGCGCGCTTCCTACATCACCGGGCAAACGCTGCTGGTCGATGGTGGCAGCTACCGTGGCTTGTGA